In a single window of the Olivibacter sp. SDN3 genome:
- a CDS encoding histone H1, producing the protein MEKFTELKNLITSVEADAEKFYGKGNSAAGTRLRKALQELKGLAQEIRNNVTEIKNTK; encoded by the coding sequence ATGGAAAAGTTCACGGAATTAAAAAACCTCATTACTTCGGTAGAAGCTGATGCGGAGAAATTTTATGGTAAAGGTAACAGTGCGGCTGGAACACGCCTACGTAAAGCTTTGCAGGAGCTTAAAGGTCTTGCACAGGAAATCCGTAACAACGTAACGGAGATAAAGAACACTAAATAA